The Rattus rattus isolate New Zealand chromosome 1, Rrattus_CSIRO_v1, whole genome shotgun sequence genome includes a region encoding these proteins:
- the Creb3l3 gene encoding cyclic AMP-responsive element-binding protein 3-like protein 3 encodes MDGDISTGKMASPACAMAPLDSMEVLDLLFDRQDGILRNVDLAESWILTREEQKVLPNSDSDEFLNSILGPGDSDPSSPIWSPADSDSGISEDLPSDSQDTPPGSGTGSANIAARCHPSKQGEGPCPSYLPSTACPEPPRTQVHESSVAIDLDMWNTDTLYPEEQAGSPSRFNLTVKELLLSGGGGDLQQHPLAASQLLGPGSGHCQELVLTEDEKKLLAKEGVTLPTQLPLTKYEERVLKKIRRKIRNKQSAQESRKKKKEYIDGLENRMSACTAQNQELQRKVLHLEKQNLSLLEQLKHLQALVVQSTSKPAHAGTCIAVLLLSFVLIILPSISPFTANKVDSPGDFVPVRVFSRTLHNHAASRVAPDVTPGPEVPGPWPDVGTPHKGSSGGLSADWGNFLEIPMLDDPTEELDNTTLVLANSTEDLGRATLLDWVASEPLLGQMGLEIPGEEIWLSWVPRWLRVRVVQDALGVL; translated from the exons ATGGATGGGGACATATCGACGGGAAAG ATGGCGTCCCCTGCCTGTGCCATGGCTCCCTTAGATAGCATGGAAGTCCTTGACCTCCTGTTCGACCGGCAGGATGGCATCCTGAGAAATGTAGACCTGGCCGAGAGCTGGATCCTCACCAGAGAGGAACAG AAAGTTCTACCAAATTCTGACTCTGATGAATTCCTAAATTCCATCCTGGGACCTGGAGACTCTGACCCCAGCTCCCCAATATGGTCCCCGGCTGACAGTGACAGCGGCATCTCTGAGGATCTACCTTCCGATTCCCAGGACACCCCTCCTGGTAGTGGCACTGGATCTGCTAACATTGCAGCCAGGTGTCATCCAAGCAAGCAAGGCGAGGGGCCCTGCCCCTCCTACCTTCCCAGCACAGCATGCCCTGAGCCTCCAAGGACACAAGTCCATGAGTCCTCGGTGGCCATTGACCTGG ACATGTGGAATACAGACACCCTGTACCCGGAGGAGCAGGCTGGCTCGCCCTCCCGCTTCAACCTCACTGTGAAGGAATTGCTGCTGTCTGGTGGTGGCGGGGACTTG CAACAGCATCCCTTGGCcgcctcccagctgctgggacCTGGGAGTGGGCACTGCCAGGAGCTGGTACTGACAGAGGATGAGAAGAAGTTGCTGGCTAAAGAGGGGGTGACCCTTCCCACCCAGCTGCCCCTCACCAAG TATGAGGAACGGGTGTTGAAAAAAATCCGCAGAAAGATCCGGAACAAACAGTCAGCTcaagaaagcaggaagaagaaaaaagaatacatcGATGGTTTGGAGAACCG GATGTCAGCGTGTACCGCCCAGAACCAGGAGCTGCAGAGGAAGGTCTTGCacttagaaaagcaaaattt GTCTCTTCTGGAGCAGCTCAAACACCTGCAGGCTCTTGTGGTCCAGTCAACCAGCAAGCCCGCCCATGCAGGCACCTGCATAGCG GTCCTTCTGCTGTCCTTCGTCCTGATCATCCTCCCTTCCATCAGCCCTTTTACCGCCAACAAAGTCGACAGCCCTGGCGACTTCGTTCCAGTGCGAG TGTTTTCCAGAACCCTGCACAACCATGCTGCATCCCGCGTGGCTCCCGACGTCACCCCAGGACCCGAGGTCCCAGGACCCTGGCCTGACGTTGGCACACCCCACAAAGGCTCTTCTGGCGGCCTCAGTGCAGACTGGGGGAATTTTCTAGAAATTCCAATGTTGGACGACCCGACAGAAGAGTTAGACAACACCACCCTGGTGCTGGCCAACTCCACAGAGGACCTGGGACGGGCCACTCTGCTGGACTGGGTGGCTTCAGAACCACTGCTTGGCCAGATGGGGCTGGAGATACCAGGGGAGGAGATATGGCTGTCCTGGGTACCGAGGTGGCTCAGGGTCCGTGTGGTGCAAGACGCTTTGGGGGTGCTATGA